AAATACGGTGTCATGAATTCGTATGGTGTTAACTTCGAGGCCAAACTGGAGAACTTGTTCTCTATTAGTGCGGAACTTGCCTTCAAACGGGTTCCCGACGGACGGATTATTCCGGACGTTATTGCTTTTGGATCGGACCTTCCTGATCCGGGCATCATGATCAATCCGGCTACCAAAATCTCAAGTCTTCGCGGGGCCATCCGTGAACTTGCGATGACGATTGCCGGTGGTACCGAGCGCTTGCCCCTGACGCTGGAGGCAGGCATCGACATGGAGCTGGGACAGAAGCCAGCTGTTTTCTCAGGTAGTGTAGACCTGACACTCAAAGCTACCGGATTCAAAGTGGTGGGTAAACTCGGCTTTGGTGAAGGCAGCAAAGTCATCCCGATGTTGACGGAAGCCCTTGTTCAGACCCAATGGGCCAGCCCGATGTTTATCCGAGCCAGGGCACAGATTGATGTCGGTGGATGGGATATCATCGTGGGCAGCGCCAGCCTCTTTATCGGCGAGAACCTGGAGAAGGGACGAGTCGATTTTGAAGGTATGGTTAGCTCCAAAATACAGATACCAAGTTCCGTGCCAGTTGTCGGCGGTTTAGGATTTGGAACCCGTGCAGGCGTGAATAACGATGAACTGTGGGCAGGGATTTCCTTGTTATTCCTCACCCTGGGCATCAAATATTACTGGGGCGGCGGCATCTCATTCATGACCGATGGATCGGCATTGGATAACGAGGCACTCGCACACCTGTCGATTAATGATCCAGAACAGGGTCCGCGCCTGTTACAGATCGGAACGGGAATCGAGACGCTTGCGACCTCGTGGGAGAATGAGGAACCTGAGCGTTACGAGATTCGGTATACCGCCGTTGGGGACGGCATTGATATGATCGAGGATAGCTCGCAAAACCTCGGCATTGGCGGCATTCGTACGTCCAATGGAGGGAAAACGCATGTGATCCCGATGAGTGGAGTGACAGGGGATGCACTCCTTGAATTAGAGTATTTTACAACAACCAGACCTAACCTGACTCTGAAGCGTGACGACGGAAGCACGTACGATATCGTGTACGGAGAAGCAACCGACAAGAACGCAACCGCATTCGAGCAGATTATCAAAGCACCTAAAGAGGGTGATCTGAAGAGCGACGGTTCAGCAGTCACCAAAAAAGAAGAGCTTCAGGGAACGGATATCCGTCGGATCTATGTAGCCATTCCACAGGAAGATGCAAAAACGGGAAGCTGGACGCTGACGTCCAGTCAATCGGTCAAATCCAAACTGATGAACATTCCGGTACTTCCGGAACTGTCCTCGACTGAACTTGCAGTAGATACACAGGATGCGGACCAATTCACAGCAACTTGGACCGTGGACAACGCTTCGCCTGGAGATACGGTTGATCTGTATCTGTCTTCGGACCGTTTACAGGCAACGCCTACACCGGATGAATCCGTTGATCCGGGGATCATGATTGCCAAAGGCATAGAGATCGAAAGCGCCGATATTGGTGTAGACGGTCGTGCATCCGGCGAGATGACCTTTGACGTGAAGAAGATTGCATACCTCGGCGGAGCAGATCTTCGTGGTTTGCTGCAACAAGGGACATATTATCTGCGTACGGAACTGAAAACGGATATGGCATTCTCTGTCTTATCATCACAGGAAGGGTATACTCTTGTAGATCCGTTTGCTCCGAACGCCGTGCCAGTAGTGGATACGAGAAGTATCGGTAACGGGCAGTTCGAGGTCGCCTTCCCGGCGATCACCAAAACAGCAGAAGAAGAAGCGGAGGAGTTCACTTATATCCTGACCGCATCGGATGAGCAAGGACATCTGTATGACCCGTTCGGCGAGGAAGGATATAGTGAATCCGACTTGAAAGCTACGCTCAAGGACGGCAAGTATCATGTGACCGTTGGTGGATGGAATAAACTGGGAACACCGAAGCTGGGTGCAGACGGCAAAGTGCTGCGCAATACAGACGGTACGATTGCCATGGAGGATACAGAGTCACGCCATTCCGGACTGGAGCCGGGCAAATCGTATCGCATCGGCGTTACGGTTGCACGCAAACCGGCTTCGGACGAGCAAACGAATCTTCGACTATCCACTACAACGTATAGTGGGTCGAAGCTGCTTCCTGCCCCTACAGGGCCAGTGCTTTCGCTCGATAACAAACAAGTGGTCAACAACAAATACGAGGTTGTTACAAGTTCGAATCAGGTGACCGTGAATGTGACTTCGAATCAGCCAAACGTGGTTGTAGAGGCTTCGACGGACGATGGTTCGCTCGGCACGACGAACCTTGCAACATCAGACAAGTTGAAGTTCAACTTTGAGGTAGATGGTGTATACGCCGTCCAGCTCAAAGCTCGGAATACCAGCACAGGGGATACGTCAGTCACGATGCTGTACATTACGATTGATACGACGGCTCCGATGATCTATCTGGATTCGCCTTCACAAGGGGATCGGGCACAGGGAGGTGTTGCGCTCGTAGAGGGCACAACAATGACCGATGCCCAAGTTACCGTAACGGATGCCGATAGTGATCAAGAATTGGCACAGTTCAAACCGGACGAGAATGGAGTCTTTAAGCATGAGGTGCCGATTGATACGAACCGCATGAAGACCCGTCTCCGAATTAAAACCGAGGACGCGGCAGGCAATGTGAACTCTGCCGTTGTCGAGGTACTGAACGGCGACTTCAAGCTGCCGCGCAGACTAAAACTGGTTATGCCGGAAGAACTTGTTGCTGGTGGAGAACAAGCTGCGGTTCAGACTTATGTGGAGTATACGGATGGGACTCGTGAACTGGTAGACAACGAGAGCATCACCTACAGTGTGGTTATGGGTGAAGCGAATGCAGCCGTTCAAGATGATGGACTTCTTGACGGAAAACGTGTTGGAGCTGCTTTAATCCAGGCCGATTATGCATGGCAAGGTACGGAGCTTAGCACGACGGATATCGTATCCGTTGTTGCACCGAAGACGGGAGCTGCGCCACCGGATTACATGGATACGATGAAAGCATCCACAATCGGAACGGGCAAAAAGGGAGAGACACGTGTCTCGATCAGCGCTGCCGGACACAAAGGTAACATGGTTGGAAGTGAACTAGCGTACCGCATCTTTGTGGACAAATCCCAAGCCATGCTGCCAACGTTTGAACAGGATATCAGTGGATGGAACACGCTGCCTTCCGACAAAATTATCAAAGCAAAACCAGGCGAGTGGGTTGTTATCGCCAAACGTACAATCAGTGAGCCGAAACTTGCAACAGCCTCCTCTGCTGCCGTGAAGGTGAATGAGCGAATTTCTTCAAGCGTGGAACCAAGCGAGCCAAGCTCAGGCGGCAGCAAACCGCCGGCATCGAACGTGCCTGTAGGTCCATTGACGGTGGGTGGCGTAGCCATCGATAGTGCCGTTGGAGGTAAAGACATGAAGATACCGCTGGAACTAGATGGAGTACAGAAGGAAGGATTGTTGTTGGTCGATGTCACACCAGGCGTAAGTGGTCCAACTGTGGTTGCTCATCCTGTTCGGGAAGCGCTGCTTGATGCAGCCAAGCAAGGACAGCGAATCGGTCTGCATGTTGCGGGCCAACTAGAGCAACTGCGCTTCGAACTGGATGCTGAACTTATTAAACAACTCGCTGCCAAAAACATTTCGTTGGATTTGGAAAGCGATTGGGGCAGCTACCGTTTGGATTGGAATGCCATCGATCTGAAGGCACTCGAAGCAGCGTTCCCGGCGCAAAAGGCCGAGGATATCAAAGTAAGCTTGAATGTAGGCAAACCGGATCAGGCATACGAACAGCTTGCTGCAAAGCTTGCTAATGAAGGACGCACGATCCCAAGAGGAACCCCGGTTGCCTTCAACATGACGGCGAGTGATGGTACCAAGTCAGTCGCGATCGATAAGCTTTTGAAAATGACCACGAAAGAGCTTTATTTGCCCGTCGGAGAGGACGAGCGTTCCGTATCGACCGTGGTTGTTCTTGATACTGATGGAAGCTTGCGGCATGTGCCTACACGCTTCGAGGTGCGGGAAGGCCGGATGGTTGCCATCGTTAGCAGTATGACCAACAGCGTATACTTGCCGATCCGATATATCGCTTCGTTTAGCGACATGAAGAGTCACTGGGCAAGCGAAGCTGTTCACGATCTGGCATCGCGTCTGGTTGTAAATGGCGTGTCATCTGCCCGCTATGAGCCTTCGCGCAGCATGACTCGGGCAGAGCTTGCTGCATTGATGGTGAGGGCCTTTGGACTGAAGCCAGACAAAGGTGCAAGTTCACCATTCGCAGATGTTAAGTCAGCGGATTGGTACAACGATGTGGTGCAGACTGCAACTGCCTACGGCTTGATGACGGGCTACAGCGGTAACCGTTTCGGTCCACAGGATGCCATGACTCGCGAGCAAGTGATGGTCATGCTGATCCGTGCATACGAGATGGCAGGACATACTGCGCCAGCTGCGAGTAGTGCAGCTAATAGCCTTGAAGGTTATACCGATACATCAACGTTGTCTGATTGGGCCAAAGACAGTGCCGCACAAGCAGTGAAGCTGGGTCTGATTCAAGGCAAATCGGCAACGACACTTGAGCCCAAAGCTCCGGTAACTCGTGCCGAGATGGCGACTCTTGTCCGCAGATTGCTTGTGGAGCTGGATTTGCTGTAAACATGAAGAAGTTGTTGTTTTGAACTGGAAAAAGCCCGAAAGTCATCACGACTTTCGGGCTTTTTTGTACCTTTTTTAGGAGGAAGTTATTTCAATATGTTAAGCATGAATTTATACCCATCCCGTATATTCCAGTATCGACGCTTTTGCAGACTGTGCTTCCGTATGAGCTGCTTTGCGCCAGGCTTTGGGTGATTCTCCCATCAGTTTGGCGAAGCAACGGTTAAAGCTGGAGATGGAGCGGAAGCCAACTTGCTCGGAGATGGACAGAATGGAGGCCTCCGTGCTTTTCAATCGCTTGCATGCCTCTTCAATTCGGGTACTGTTCAGAAAATCAAGCGGTGTGGTTCCCATAATTTCATGGAACTTGCGGCGAAAATGCGTTGTACTCAGATGACATAGATCAGCGAGGTAATCGATGGTCACAGGCATCATGTAATTTTTGGTGATAAACTCCAGCACGGGTGAGATGACCAAGTCACCTTGGAGGTCACGTTCCCGGTCCTGATTCTGCGCTGACCAGCTCTCGTTGCTTGCATGAAGTCGAAGCAGTTCGATATACAGAGACATCAACAAGCCGTACGCGCTCTCCCGATAATAGGGGGACTGCTGCTTAATCTCTTCTACGACTGATGTTGCGAGTGTGTGAATTTTGGGATGCTGTTCCTTATTCAGAATGCAATTGGTTCCCTGAATCGCCCATAGATTCGGTTCAATGTGACTTTGGGCTGTTTTGAGTGAATGGCGGAAGAGTTCTTCCGGTGAAAAAAAGATATAAGCCCACAGGCTGGCTTTATTCGGTGAACTGTATGTGGTATGCGGAAGGTAGCGGGGAATGAACGTGACGTCGCCTGCCCGAAAAGGCACAGATTCCCCCTTAATCTCCATGATTCCCTCATCTGAATAACAGATGCCAATCTCCATGTGGTTATGGAAATGAAGATGCTCACTCTTGATATCGGATATTCTCCAGCGGTCTCCACTGAGTAACAGAACAGGGAAATCAATGGGCAGGCTGTAATGACGATATTCAATGACAGGTTTCTTCGGTTTGGGCATTTTTGCAGGCTCCCATGTATAAATAATTGAAATTGCGCAGTTTTGTTGTGAATATGCTTAGATTGAGACTATTTTACTGCGTACAATGGAATAAGTAAAGCGTTTACAAAAATGGACGGACACCTCTCAGGGTGCACTTGGGGGCGTGTGCACAGGGAGAGGGGAATAACAATGCTTCAAGTGAAATATGACCGAGAACAGATTCTGCACGTAATCGAGAATGTTACCAAGAAAACACTGGATATGGATCTAACATGGGATTGGCCCGGCGGTGTGGCCTATTATGGTGTATCCAGAGCCTATCAAACGACAGGCAACCAAGAAATCCTGGACAGGCTGGTGAAATGGGCGGACGAATACATCGAGCTGGGTCTGCCAAGTTGGACTGTAAATACATGTGCCATGGGTCATGTGCTCATCACTTTATATGAAGAAACCGGGGATCAGAAATATTGGGATATTGTCCTCAGCAAAGTCGATTATCTCCAAAACCATGCGCTTCGCTTTGGAGACCATGTGCTTCAGCATACAGTATCCGTGTCCAATGATTTTCCGGAACAGGCTTGGGCGGACACCTTGTTTATGGCGGCATTTTTCCTGCTCCGCGTAGGTAGCAAATTAAAGGATGAAGCCATGATTCAAGATGCGCTGAATCAGTATTACTGGCATATCAAGTACCTTCAAGATCCGAGCAGCAGTCTGTGGTATCACGGCTATAACAATATCAACAAGGATCATATGTCCGGATTTTACTGGGGGAGAGCGAACGCTTGGGGCGCCTATACAATGTCTCAGGTGAAACCGCAACTGAAAGACTGGTATCTGTATCCGCAATGTATGGATGTAGAGTGTGCCCTTCGCGATCAGTTGGCGGCTCTCAAGCTGGTGCAGACCGAGAATGGCTTGTGGCGTACGGTTTTGGATGACGAAGATTCGTATGAAGAGGTGTCGGCTTCCGCTGGTATTGCAGCGGCAATGATCAATAACGGTAATCCACTGCATACCAAATACGTGCAAAAGGCACTGGAGGGCATCCTGAACAACATTAGCGAAGATGGACGCGTGCTTGGTGTATCTGGCGGTACGGCGGTGATGAAGGATCGGGATGGCTATCGCAATATTCCTAAAGACTGGATTCAGGGCTGGGGTCAGGGCCTGGCACTTGCTTTTCTGTCCGATATGTTGAGATAGGGAGGGAACCCAATTGTCCAAACCAACCAAAGGCTCTTTTACATTGCCGGGAGAATCCGGTTATGAGGCACTGACGCTGGAACTTGCTGATCGCTGGGGTGCCGATGTGATCCGTGACAGTGACGGTACGAAATTGTCTGACGAGATTATTAATGCCGGATATGGCATCTATTCAACCATTTGCATTATTCGGGATCATAATGATTGGGCATCCCGTAATCAGGATAAGCTGCAGCAATGTTTTCTCATTACGAATCCGAAGGTCGCTGTACAAGATTATGTATCTATCTATCTGATGGAGGACTTCTTCGCTGAGCAATTCAGGGTGAATGATTCCAAAGAAGCGTTTAAGTATTGGCAGGTATATGATCGAACGACTGGAGAAGAGGTACCAAGAGCACAATGGAATTATGAAAGGGAATCTGGCAATGTAGTGATTACTGGCGTTGCTCCCTGGCATAAATACACGGTAAGTTTCATGGTCTATCGGATCTGGGAAGAGATCTCCATGTACAATCATACGACGAATAACTGGGATAAAGAGCATCTGATGCAGATTGACCCAATCTATACGGAAACGCAAACCTATCTGCTGGAATGGATGGAAAATTGGTGCCAAAACCATCCAGAAACAACGGTTGTACGTTTTACATCGCTATTTTATAACTTCGCCTGGATCTGGGGCAGTGATGAGCGGAATCGCCATCTGTTCTCGGATTGGGGTTCATACGATTTCACGGTAAGTTCGAGAGCCCTGGATCTGTTTGCTCAGAAATATGGGTATTCACTCTCAGCCGAGGACTTTGTGAATGGTGGTAAATATCAGGTCACTCATATGCCTGCGGATCAGCGAAAGCTGGATTGGATGGCCTTTATCAATGATTTTGTGATTGAATTCGGCAAGAAATTAATTGATATTGTGCACAAGCATGACAAGCTGGCGTATGTCTTCTATGATGACAGCTGGGTAGGCATGGAGCCGTACAATGATCGCTTTCATGAGTTCGGATTCGACGGCATGATCAAATGTGTATTCTCCGGTTATGAGGCAAGAATGTGCTCTGGGGTTAAGGTGGATACCCATGAGATTCGCTTGCATCCCTACTTGTTCCCCGTTGGTTTAGGCGGGCTTCCTACCTTCAAGGAAGGCGGAGATCCTACCCTTGATGCAAAGAAATATTGGATAAATATCCGGCGTGCGCTGCTGCGTGAGTCGATCGACCGGATAGGACTAGGTGGGTATTTGCATCTGGTTGAGCCTTACCCTGATTTTGTGGATTACATCGAGAAGATTGCCCATGAATTCAGGGAAATGAAAGAGCTACATCAGGCTGGAAAACCTTATCAGATCAAAACAAAGGTAGCCGTGCTGCATAGCTGGGGCAAGTTAAGATCGTGGACCTTGTCCGGTCATTTTCATGAGACGCATATGCATGATCTGATTCATGTGAATGAGGCCTTATCCGGGTTGCCGATCGAGGTAAATTTCATTGATTTTGAAGATATTCGTCAAGGCGTACTGAAGGATGTGAATGTCGTCATTAATGCGGGTTCCGCTGGTTCTGCTTGGAGTGGTGGAGCACACTGGAAAGACCACCAATGTGTAGACATCCTGACCCAGTGGGTGTACGAAGGCGGTACATTTATGGGGATCAACCAGCCCTCAGCGACCCACGGGTACGACAGCTTTTTCAGAATGGCACATGTGCTTGGGGTAGATGAGGATACAGGTGCAAGAGTTGTTCATGGAAAATGGTCGTATGAGGTTAATGATGAGGATGGTTTGGTGCCTGAGGGGGCCAACATACTTCCGAAAAATAACATTTATCTTACTGATGGATCAGCAGCTGTAGTGAGTGAAACGGATGGTCAGATCACACTGTCCACACATGCTTTTGGAAAAGGAAAAGGGATCTATTTACCTTCCTTCGAATTCAGCTGGGAAAATACAAGACTACTTCTGAATTTGATTCGATTTGCGGGCAATGAATCCCATGAAACATTTTACATCACGGATAACTTGTATACCGAGTGCGCTTACTACCCTGAAAGCAACATATTGGTTGTGATCAATAATAGCGATCAGGTTCAGTCCACGACAATCCATACAGAGCATGGGAAACAGACCATGGAATTGGAGCCGTATGATACGGTGATCACCAAAATTGGTTTAACCAAATCGGTATCCCCATAGAATAAATAATGATTAAATAGACCGTATCCCTTAACCAGGGAGCGGTCTATTTAGTGATTAGGGCGTGTCTGAAAACTCTCAAGGAAGCAGATTGTATAGTACGGATATTACTGTATCATGTTAACACTATTTAGTAGAATATTTAAATAAGGATAGGGATCATGAGCCCTAATATATTATTGTTTTCA
The window above is part of the Paenibacillus sp. 1781tsa1 genome. Proteins encoded here:
- a CDS encoding S-layer homology domain-containing protein, with protein sequence MRRNKIIRIIATLMAMVMLISVLPLHIAAAAVSSAGTTSIKNGFIKVTVDNASGRFSIRTEDGQPIRKKDNGVDMIFGGDNPETSFTTFRINGTDLIFGNPYKMAPNWTSEVTPPKVVTGSDGTQSLVTVWTVQGIRISQVITLLLKEDKDQGGNARVQYLVDNTTNAKVEIGSRVLLDTSVGGNDGPAFQIGQNYSVPLTVERKLVHEPEKLGYDKNVDEQAYNLHKLPPYWVMRDKLDLSNPLATNVIAYGFNNLFEGGINIVDEMVVGHWANLAGTKWEYEPNENLDFTQDTNDYGTADTAVAFYWEPDTIQAGGQHSYELVYGLGEIVSPEKVFDVRFLDPTQKLETNEEETGYVNDGVFEVNTEIENLEMFSMNHSQIDVTLTLENGLSFVDEDGKELNTTSQKLTFRKDVPPEQAAQGIEFIPYKPGEVVAAKWRVKGTGKAWPSTRQYMVTVSSPETEKKLETAVSESEGLPESEIRAVYESSRAGFIFLPPVGELRKTLVYAMSPEEAYSKDEKYITLNVSNIAAYNVGNEATSTAANFDMYLVNVKNGDRYKVPVTRSVTSQPLGNGFAGDLKLVYRGGEKVKVDGTTLEVLNDAILPLGEYAVQVDYRDKSIPELAEALSFKTDQTFAITENEENMVRKAGILAVYKTKLDLNAGAGEKATFASVLPWTYGNLTDAQFKTKLDQDRARLTAAKQEMVAASRKLDPALDIAGAIDASASPVYAVQTFENEAAFETFKKGLDDDIEQEVVLEVRGKIVQSGTGANAQYTVQSDTEPAILNKSVAYSGKDLTISTGNFPLAKDLRANTDTPFLQALFVGGDGTLSVANSGFVFHSGEWTVDFYNGFDKSLGTESKLTDEEQAWEEGRNPEDPTLNGTLTWANGMLGDALNPYRNLLVSYVYFNKHTLFSTPTFSLNGFGLKLNDFVLRQDGVSFGGAMKMFIVNGEVSNVMFNQSGFVGIDSSLAFELDNRIGLFKPDSEDSVKGGINVTHYKDPNKYGVMNSYGVNFEAKLENLFSISAELAFKRVPDGRIIPDVIAFGSDLPDPGIMINPATKISSLRGAIRELAMTIAGGTERLPLTLEAGIDMELGQKPAVFSGSVDLTLKATGFKVVGKLGFGEGSKVIPMLTEALVQTQWASPMFIRARAQIDVGGWDIIVGSASLFIGENLEKGRVDFEGMVSSKIQIPSSVPVVGGLGFGTRAGVNNDELWAGISLLFLTLGIKYYWGGGISFMTDGSALDNEALAHLSINDPEQGPRLLQIGTGIETLATSWENEEPERYEIRYTAVGDGIDMIEDSSQNLGIGGIRTSNGGKTHVIPMSGVTGDALLELEYFTTTRPNLTLKRDDGSTYDIVYGEATDKNATAFEQIIKAPKEGDLKSDGSAVTKKEELQGTDIRRIYVAIPQEDAKTGSWTLTSSQSVKSKLMNIPVLPELSSTELAVDTQDADQFTATWTVDNASPGDTVDLYLSSDRLQATPTPDESVDPGIMIAKGIEIESADIGVDGRASGEMTFDVKKIAYLGGADLRGLLQQGTYYLRTELKTDMAFSVLSSQEGYTLVDPFAPNAVPVVDTRSIGNGQFEVAFPAITKTAEEEAEEFTYILTASDEQGHLYDPFGEEGYSESDLKATLKDGKYHVTVGGWNKLGTPKLGADGKVLRNTDGTIAMEDTESRHSGLEPGKSYRIGVTVARKPASDEQTNLRLSTTTYSGSKLLPAPTGPVLSLDNKQVVNNKYEVVTSSNQVTVNVTSNQPNVVVEASTDDGSLGTTNLATSDKLKFNFEVDGVYAVQLKARNTSTGDTSVTMLYITIDTTAPMIYLDSPSQGDRAQGGVALVEGTTMTDAQVTVTDADSDQELAQFKPDENGVFKHEVPIDTNRMKTRLRIKTEDAAGNVNSAVVEVLNGDFKLPRRLKLVMPEELVAGGEQAAVQTYVEYTDGTRELVDNESITYSVVMGEANAAVQDDGLLDGKRVGAALIQADYAWQGTELSTTDIVSVVAPKTGAAPPDYMDTMKASTIGTGKKGETRVSISAAGHKGNMVGSELAYRIFVDKSQAMLPTFEQDISGWNTLPSDKIIKAKPGEWVVIAKRTISEPKLATASSAAVKVNERISSSVEPSEPSSGGSKPPASNVPVGPLTVGGVAIDSAVGGKDMKIPLELDGVQKEGLLLVDVTPGVSGPTVVAHPVREALLDAAKQGQRIGLHVAGQLEQLRFELDAELIKQLAAKNISLDLESDWGSYRLDWNAIDLKALEAAFPAQKAEDIKVSLNVGKPDQAYEQLAAKLANEGRTIPRGTPVAFNMTASDGTKSVAIDKLLKMTTKELYLPVGEDERSVSTVVVLDTDGSLRHVPTRFEVREGRMVAIVSSMTNSVYLPIRYIASFSDMKSHWASEAVHDLASRLVVNGVSSARYEPSRSMTRAELAALMVRAFGLKPDKGASSPFADVKSADWYNDVVQTATAYGLMTGYSGNRFGPQDAMTREQVMVMLIRAYEMAGHTAPAASSAANSLEGYTDTSTLSDWAKDSAAQAVKLGLIQGKSATTLEPKAPVTRAEMATLVRRLLVELDLL
- a CDS encoding AraC family transcriptional regulator; this translates as MPKPKKPVIEYRHYSLPIDFPVLLLSGDRWRISDIKSEHLHFHNHMEIGICYSDEGIMEIKGESVPFRAGDVTFIPRYLPHTTYSSPNKASLWAYIFFSPEELFRHSLKTAQSHIEPNLWAIQGTNCILNKEQHPKIHTLATSVVEEIKQQSPYYRESAYGLLMSLYIELLRLHASNESWSAQNQDRERDLQGDLVISPVLEFITKNYMMPVTIDYLADLCHLSTTHFRRKFHEIMGTTPLDFLNSTRIEEACKRLKSTEASILSISEQVGFRSISSFNRCFAKLMGESPKAWRKAAHTEAQSAKASILEYTGWV
- a CDS encoding glycoside hydrolase family 105 protein: MLQVKYDREQILHVIENVTKKTLDMDLTWDWPGGVAYYGVSRAYQTTGNQEILDRLVKWADEYIELGLPSWTVNTCAMGHVLITLYEETGDQKYWDIVLSKVDYLQNHALRFGDHVLQHTVSVSNDFPEQAWADTLFMAAFFLLRVGSKLKDEAMIQDALNQYYWHIKYLQDPSSSLWYHGYNNINKDHMSGFYWGRANAWGAYTMSQVKPQLKDWYLYPQCMDVECALRDQLAALKLVQTENGLWRTVLDDEDSYEEVSASAGIAAAMINNGNPLHTKYVQKALEGILNNISEDGRVLGVSGGTAVMKDRDGYRNIPKDWIQGWGQGLALAFLSDMLR
- the gnpA gene encoding 1,3-beta-galactosyl-N-acetylhexosamine phosphorylase, translating into MSKPTKGSFTLPGESGYEALTLELADRWGADVIRDSDGTKLSDEIINAGYGIYSTICIIRDHNDWASRNQDKLQQCFLITNPKVAVQDYVSIYLMEDFFAEQFRVNDSKEAFKYWQVYDRTTGEEVPRAQWNYERESGNVVITGVAPWHKYTVSFMVYRIWEEISMYNHTTNNWDKEHLMQIDPIYTETQTYLLEWMENWCQNHPETTVVRFTSLFYNFAWIWGSDERNRHLFSDWGSYDFTVSSRALDLFAQKYGYSLSAEDFVNGGKYQVTHMPADQRKLDWMAFINDFVIEFGKKLIDIVHKHDKLAYVFYDDSWVGMEPYNDRFHEFGFDGMIKCVFSGYEARMCSGVKVDTHEIRLHPYLFPVGLGGLPTFKEGGDPTLDAKKYWINIRRALLRESIDRIGLGGYLHLVEPYPDFVDYIEKIAHEFREMKELHQAGKPYQIKTKVAVLHSWGKLRSWTLSGHFHETHMHDLIHVNEALSGLPIEVNFIDFEDIRQGVLKDVNVVINAGSAGSAWSGGAHWKDHQCVDILTQWVYEGGTFMGINQPSATHGYDSFFRMAHVLGVDEDTGARVVHGKWSYEVNDEDGLVPEGANILPKNNIYLTDGSAAVVSETDGQITLSTHAFGKGKGIYLPSFEFSWENTRLLLNLIRFAGNESHETFYITDNLYTECAYYPESNILVVINNSDQVQSTTIHTEHGKQTMELEPYDTVITKIGLTKSVSP